In Coccidioides posadasii str. Silveira chromosome 4, complete sequence, one genomic interval encodes:
- a CDS encoding uncharacterized protein (antiSMASH:Cluster_4.1~EggNog:ENOG410PQ68~COG:L), with amino-acid sequence MPNPAGSTRRRHSKPCKVVCLRCKRMFDSNAALEQHTAAKHGETPNAEHITLMDVPVGKTAENERWSIIPIDEHREQWDLLSQSCHSLSELPQSYRREKFRRDEIDGYSRCRNCKGVKRRVEGKIGCAYHTRGLSKKNSNEKPMYLCCNTKNAGCVTATSHEYVPPGKLLSIKLQKFKATPDRQYKNPRECVAIALDCEMVSTIAGQYPVSISAIDYLTGSVLINYLIKPSVRVLDWRTKFSGITEAMVTQAVTDGTALPHWEAARALLWTYMTPQTILIGQSLYNDLNALGMVHTRVVDSEILTRHAVGKEFARSWGLKRLCGLFLGITIQEGEGHDSLEDAFAAREVVLWCLNNTEKLAAWAGEQRNALIQEQNAAKERAKIKEAKKEAKGKAKENEHLVQEKENKQPAE; translated from the exons ATGCCTAACCCTGCAGGGTCGACAAGGCGCCGCCATTCTAAACCATGCAAGGTTGTTTGTCTTCGTTGCAAAAGGATGTTTGATAGCAATGCTGCCCTGGAACAACACACGGCAGCGAAGCACGGAGAAACGCCCAATGCGGAGCATATCACTCTCATGGATGTGCCTGTGGGAAAAACTGCTGAAAATGAGCGCTGGTCCATAATACCAATTGATGAACATAGAGAGCAATGGGACCTTCTTTCCCAGAGCTGCCACTCGCTTAGTGAGCTCCCTCAGTCTTACCGACGGGAGAAGTTCAGAAGAGACGAAATAGATGGCTATAGCCGCTGCAGGAATTGCAAGG GAGTAAAACGGCGCGTGGAAGGGAAAATTGGTTGCGCTTACCACACCAGAGGC CTCTCCAAGAAGAACAGTAACGAGAAACCCATGTACCTCTGTTGCAATACCAAAAATGCAGGATGTGTTACCGCTACATCTCATGAATACGTGCCCCCTGGGAAACTTCTTTCTATTAAGCTCCAGAAGTTCAAAGCCACCCCGGATAGACAGTACAAAAATCCCCGTGAATGTGTCGCCATCGCGCTTGATTGCGAAATGGTTAGTACTATTGCTGGTCAGTATCCAGTCAGTATCAGCGCCATCGACTATCTCACCGGGAGTGTTCTCATCAACTACCTTATCAAACCATCAGTGCGGGTATTAGACTGGCGTACAAAATTTAGTGGCATTACAGAGGCAATGGTTACACAAGCGGTGACAGATGGAACAGCCCTCCCGCACTGGGAAGCTGCCCGAGCTTTACTCTGGACATATATGACCCCGCAAACCATCCTGATCGGCCAATCCCTGTACAACGACTTGAACGCCTTGGGAATGGTGCACACTCGAGTCGTTGACTCGGAGATTCTGACAAGACATGCCGTGGGCAAGGAATTCGCGCGTTCTTGGGGCCTGAAAAGGTTATGTGGGTTATTTTTAGGCATCACAATCCAGGAAGGGGAAGGACATGATAGTCTAGAAGATGCTTTTGCTGCGCGTGAAGTTGTGTTGTGGTGCCTGAATAACACAGAAAAGCTCGCGGCCTGGGCGGGGGAGCAACGCAACGCACTCATTCAAGAACAGAATGCCGCCAAAGAACGCGCAAAGATCAAAGAAgccaaaaaagaagctaAAGGGAAGGCCAAGGAAAATGAACATTTAGtgcaagaaaaagagaacaaACAGCCTGCAGAGTAA